In Acidobacteriota bacterium, the genomic stretch TCCCAACATAGAGCAGGTTTTCAGCCACGCTCATATCTTGATAAAGGCTAAAACTTTGGGTCAGGTAGCCAATCGAGGACCGGGCTTCGCGGGCTGGAAGGTTCATGACAATCGCTTCGCCTTGGGTGGCCGACATCACGCCGCCTAAAATCTGGAAAACCGAAGTTTTCCCAGAACCGTCAGGGCCAATGAGGCCAAAGAGTTCGCCCCGGTGAATATCCAGGTTGACTCCGCGCACAGCCTGAAGCTGGCCATACTTCTTTTGTAAATTACACAATTGAATGACAATCTCTGATTGTTCGACAGGTGTTTGAATGTCCATCACGTCGGTTTCTGGGGCAATTTCGAGCATGGTGTTCATAAGGATTCAGGATTTCGGGGTTCAGGGTTTTCGAAAAATCCACCCGCTCGGGTGATTCTGACTACTCGCTACTTCGCTATTTCGCTATTTCGCTACTTCGCCTCCGTCAGCACTTCACCATCAGCCGGCATTCCCGGTTTGGCAAAGCCTTGTGGATTCTGGATTTGCAGCTTGATACCAACCACTTGTTTGACACGATCATCGCGAAAGTATGTGTTTTCAGGCGTGAACGAAGCTTCGGGGTCAATGCGTGACACAACCGCTTCGAGTGGCTGATTGGGTGCCGAGTCAAGGTAGACACGTGCCAACTGACCGTTGCGGACTTTTCCAATCTCGCCTTCCGGAATAAACCCGCGCAGGTACACCAGATTGAGGTTGACGAGTGAAATCACCGGGGTTCCTGCCGTGACAACTTCGCCGGGTTCAGCCAGACGGGTGGCCACCGTGCCATCAAACGGCGCCAGGATTTGCAGGTCCTGGCGGTCTGCCTGGACTTCTTCGAGTTGGGCGCGCATCTGGCTGGCTTCAGCTTCAGCCGATTTGATTTTGGCCTGAGCCTGGGCAATCTGCTGGTCAATGCCCGAAACTTGAGCGGCGCGGATTCTTGGATTTTCCAGGTTGGCTTTGGCAGCTTGTAAGGCACCACGAGCGGCTTCGACCTGTTTGGCGGCGGCATCAACGACCGCTTTTTTGGTGAGTGTGGCGGTGGTGGCCTGCTTACCTTCGCGTTCTGGCACATCGCCCGTTTCGACCAGTGCGGTCAATTTGCCTTCGTCATAGAGCGCCTGCTGGTAACTGGCCTGGGCTTCGGCCAGATTGGCTTCGGCGGCGGCCAGGAGCGACTGAGCCTGGCTGATGCGACCTTCCGCATCAACTGCAGCCTGGCTGACGCCAAGTCGGCTTTGTTCGCGTTCGGCCTGTAACACGGCCACCTGTTGCTGGGCTTCAAGGAGTTTTGCATCAGCCTGTGCCACCATTGATTGGGCCTGGAGTTCACGGGCTTTCACCTGTTCGTCATCCAGAATGGCAATCACCTGGCCGGCTTTGACCTGATCGCCTTCACGAACCGAAATTTCGCGAATTCGACCAGAGGCTTTGGCGGCAATCGAAGCCGTGTCGCTTTCAATGCGAC encodes the following:
- a CDS encoding HlyD family efflux transporter periplasmic adaptor subunit, with translation MSELKKDSKKVARNIGILVLLLGVILVGGWRLRPTSKTQPGVIPVSGRIESDTASIAAKASGRIREISVREGDQVKAGQVIAILDDEQVKARELQAQSMVAQADAKLLEAQQQVAVLQAEREQSRLGVSQAAVDAEGRISQAQSLLAAAEANLAEAQASYQQALYDEGKLTALVETGDVPEREGKQATTATLTKKAVVDAAAKQVEAARGALQAAKANLENPRIRAAQVSGIDQQIAQAQAKIKSAEAEASQMRAQLEEVQADRQDLQILAPFDGTVATRLAEPGEVVTAGTPVISLVNLNLVYLRGFIPEGEIGKVRNGQLARVYLDSAPNQPLEAVVSRIDPEASFTPENTYFRDDRVKQVVGIKLQIQNPQGFAKPGMPADGEVLTEAK